One region of Bdellovibrio bacteriovorus genomic DNA includes:
- the typA gene encoding translational GTPase TypA: protein MVQDPKKIRNIAIIAHVDHGKTTLVDHLIKQAGTFRDNEHVEERLMDSMDLERERGITIAAKNASFMYKDIKVNIVDTPGHSDFGGEVERILNMVDGCILLCDASEGPLPQTRFVLKKALEGGKKVIVCINKIDRADARIQEVHNELFDLFIDLDATEEQCDFHTVYAIAREGMATLDPKVNTGSLEVLYDAIVNLVPPPKIEENAPLQVMVSNISYNDYVGRLAIGRMRAGTIKVGDDVLCVQANTQKKVKVSALFQYKVNSQVPAQEVGAGDIVVIAGMEDFTIGDTITSVTDPRPLERIRVEEPTVGMVFSVNNGPFAGLDGKNVTSRKILERLERELLYNVAIRVEKTDSTDAFKVVGRGELQLGVLIEQMRRENFELLVSKPTVVFKEENGKKMEPMEIAVIDIEDSFVGAVTEKLGKRKGVMTNMVQKGSGRTRLEFRIPSRGLIGYRSDFLTDTRGTGLLNTQFDGWDEYRGEIEHRMNGAMISDRKGQATAYAIWNLQERGIMMVEHGDDVYEGMIVGEHAKENDLEVNITREKKLTNVRASGSDEAIRLVPVKKMTLERAMEWIKDSELIEVTPKNIRLRLKELDPHKRARAAKE from the coding sequence ATGGTTCAAGATCCAAAGAAAATTAGAAATATTGCTATCATCGCGCACGTCGACCACGGAAAGACGACGCTTGTTGACCACTTGATTAAACAAGCAGGTACTTTCCGTGACAACGAACACGTTGAAGAACGTTTGATGGACTCCATGGATCTTGAAAGAGAGCGCGGAATCACGATCGCAGCAAAGAATGCTTCGTTCATGTACAAAGACATCAAAGTTAATATCGTAGATACACCGGGACATAGTGACTTCGGTGGTGAAGTTGAGCGTATCTTGAACATGGTGGATGGTTGTATCCTTCTTTGCGACGCCTCCGAAGGTCCACTTCCACAAACTCGTTTCGTATTGAAAAAAGCTCTTGAGGGCGGCAAAAAAGTTATCGTTTGTATCAACAAAATTGACCGTGCCGATGCTCGTATTCAAGAAGTTCACAACGAACTTTTCGATTTGTTCATCGACTTAGATGCAACAGAAGAGCAATGTGACTTCCACACTGTTTACGCTATTGCGCGTGAAGGTATGGCGACTCTAGATCCAAAAGTGAACACAGGTTCTTTGGAAGTTCTTTACGATGCTATCGTAAATCTAGTTCCTCCTCCAAAAATTGAAGAGAACGCTCCACTTCAAGTTATGGTTTCTAATATTTCATACAATGACTACGTAGGTCGTTTGGCGATCGGTCGTATGAGAGCGGGAACAATCAAAGTGGGTGATGACGTTCTTTGTGTTCAAGCGAACACTCAAAAGAAAGTGAAAGTTTCAGCGTTATTCCAGTACAAAGTGAACTCGCAAGTTCCAGCGCAAGAAGTTGGCGCAGGTGACATCGTAGTTATCGCGGGTATGGAAGATTTCACTATCGGTGACACTATCACTTCGGTTACGGATCCTCGCCCGCTTGAGCGTATCCGCGTAGAAGAGCCGACAGTAGGTATGGTGTTCTCGGTGAACAACGGACCTTTTGCAGGTTTGGATGGTAAAAACGTAACTTCTCGTAAAATCCTTGAGCGTCTTGAAAGAGAGCTTTTGTATAACGTTGCAATCCGCGTAGAAAAAACAGACAGCACTGACGCGTTCAAAGTTGTTGGTCGTGGTGAATTGCAATTGGGCGTTTTGATCGAACAAATGCGCCGTGAAAACTTCGAGCTTCTAGTATCTAAGCCAACAGTTGTCTTCAAAGAAGAAAACGGCAAGAAAATGGAGCCAATGGAGATCGCGGTTATCGATATCGAAGACAGCTTCGTAGGTGCGGTAACGGAAAAACTTGGTAAACGTAAAGGTGTGATGACGAACATGGTTCAAAAAGGATCTGGTCGTACACGTCTTGAGTTCCGTATTCCTTCTCGTGGTTTGATCGGTTACCGTTCAGACTTCTTGACTGACACTCGTGGTACAGGTCTTTTGAATACACAGTTCGACGGTTGGGATGAATACCGTGGTGAAATCGAACACCGTATGAACGGTGCGATGATTTCTGACCGCAAAGGCCAAGCAACTGCCTACGCGATCTGGAATCTTCAAGAGCGCGGTATCATGATGGTTGAGCACGGTGATGATGTGTACGAAGGCATGATCGTCGGCGAGCACGCTAAAGAGAATGATCTAGAAGTAAACATCACTCGCGAGAAAAAATTGACGAACGTACGTGCTTCAGGTTCTGATGAAGCTATCCGTCTAGTTCCAGTTAAGAAAATGACTTTGGAAAGAGCGATGGAATGGATTAAGGATTCAGAGTTGATCGAGGTCACTCCGAAGAACATCCGTCTTCGTTTGAAAGAACTAGACCCACACAAACGTGCAAGAGCAGCGAAGGAATAA
- a CDS encoding ABC transporter ATP-binding protein, with translation MSTNVAIEIKDLTKKYDDKVAVDGINLEIYKGECFGLLGPNGAGKSTTMKMMYCSALVTSGELYVLGLNVKKNYREIKNRIGVVPQEDGLDPDFTVLENLLVYASYHKIPKAEAELRAQALLRLMKLEEYQDRSVETLSGGMKRRLAIARGLINSPEVIFLDEPTTGLDPQARIWIWDFFKHLKSEKSTLILTTHYMEEAEQMCDRVAIIDNGRILTIGKPRDLIRELIGKEVVEFDTNPVDLNYYLGRLRAEGFAYQVIKDTVSVLVKENQEGRRVVDLIASDKIFIRKPTLNDVFLKLAGHQLRDE, from the coding sequence ATGAGTACAAACGTCGCCATTGAGATCAAAGATTTAACCAAAAAATACGACGATAAAGTCGCTGTCGATGGAATAAATCTGGAGATTTACAAAGGCGAATGTTTCGGTCTCTTAGGTCCTAACGGGGCGGGCAAGTCTACAACCATGAAAATGATGTATTGCTCGGCCCTCGTTACCAGCGGGGAGCTTTACGTTCTCGGCCTGAATGTTAAAAAGAATTATCGCGAAATCAAAAATCGCATCGGGGTCGTCCCGCAAGAGGACGGCCTAGACCCTGACTTCACCGTCCTTGAAAATCTTCTGGTCTACGCTAGCTATCATAAAATCCCAAAAGCGGAAGCCGAGCTTCGTGCACAAGCCTTGTTGCGTCTGATGAAGCTTGAAGAATACCAAGACCGTTCCGTGGAAACCTTAAGTGGTGGTATGAAACGTCGTCTGGCGATCGCGCGTGGTCTTATCAATTCTCCTGAAGTTATCTTCCTGGATGAACCGACAACGGGTCTTGATCCCCAGGCACGTATCTGGATTTGGGATTTCTTTAAGCATCTTAAGTCCGAAAAAAGCACTTTGATTTTAACGACTCACTATATGGAAGAAGCCGAACAGATGTGTGACCGTGTCGCCATCATCGATAACGGCCGTATTCTGACGATTGGTAAACCTCGCGATTTGATTCGTGAGCTGATTGGAAAAGAAGTTGTTGAATTTGATACAAATCCTGTCGACCTGAATTACTACCTGGGTCGTTTGCGCGCCGAAGGTTTTGCATATCAAGTTATTAAAGACACTGTCTCTGTCTTGGTGAAAGAGAATCAAGAAGGTCGTCGTGTCGTGGATCTTATTGCGAGCGATAAGATCTTTATCCGTAAGCCCACTTTAAACGATGTATTCTTAAAACTTGCCGGCCATCAACTGAGGGACGAGTAA
- a CDS encoding ABC transporter permease has product MKFKEYLTMPKVNSGAFQVWSRNFLYFKKTWLVSFFWIVLEPVIYLGAMGFGLGAFVNNMGGMSYIEFFFPALLATTAMLVAFFEGTYANYSKLTHQKTYATIMLTRVGPEEIVAGELLWAATKGVFGVLGVTLVAMFFGLIDTYRIIFALPVLFLLSGLFSCIGMILTSYARNYDSFIYATSGLIVPMSLLSGTYFPLDQLPTVLRYIAYLFPLTHGVAAVRAILHQGLGVWVFVHILILILATWICMNISFVRIRKKLLK; this is encoded by the coding sequence ATGAAGTTTAAAGAATATTTGACGATGCCGAAGGTGAATAGCGGAGCCTTTCAAGTATGGTCTCGTAACTTTCTGTATTTCAAAAAGACATGGCTGGTTTCGTTTTTCTGGATTGTTCTTGAGCCGGTGATTTATCTGGGAGCGATGGGTTTTGGCTTGGGTGCCTTTGTGAACAACATGGGCGGCATGTCTTATATCGAATTCTTCTTTCCGGCACTTCTAGCTACGACCGCGATGCTTGTTGCCTTCTTCGAGGGAACTTACGCTAACTATTCTAAGCTCACTCACCAGAAAACTTATGCGACGATCATGTTAACTCGTGTGGGACCTGAAGAAATTGTTGCCGGTGAACTTTTATGGGCTGCCACCAAAGGTGTGTTCGGTGTTTTGGGTGTAACCCTGGTCGCGATGTTCTTTGGTTTGATTGATACCTATCGCATTATCTTTGCACTACCTGTTTTATTTTTACTGTCGGGATTGTTTTCATGCATCGGAATGATTTTAACTTCTTATGCAAGAAACTATGACTCGTTCATTTATGCGACATCAGGACTGATTGTTCCGATGAGCTTATTAAGTGGCACTTATTTTCCGTTAGATCAGTTGCCGACGGTTCTTCGCTATATCGCTTATCTTTTCCCGCTGACCCATGGGGTGGCAGCTGTCAGAGCTATTTTGCATCAGGGTTTAGGCGTATGGGTTTTCGTGCATATCTTGATCCTTATCCTTGCGACTTGGATCTGCATGAATATTTCGTTTGTACGTATTCGCAAAAAACTTTTGAAATAA
- a CDS encoding DUF523 domain-containing protein, with protein sequence MKIVSACLSGVHCRYDCKAQTRSSIEEMVKNGEAIPVCPEQLGGLSTPRPPAERIGDKVLTNSGADVTAQYEQGALEALRLAQLCGATEALLKSKSPMCGFGKIYDGTFSGNLKDGDGVFAELLKKHGIKITPVD encoded by the coding sequence ATGAAGATTGTTTCAGCCTGCCTATCCGGAGTCCATTGTCGCTATGATTGCAAAGCCCAAACACGCTCTTCCATCGAAGAGATGGTCAAAAATGGTGAAGCTATTCCGGTTTGTCCTGAACAGCTGGGTGGACTTTCTACTCCCCGCCCTCCGGCAGAAAGAATCGGCGACAAGGTTCTTACCAATTCTGGTGCCGACGTCACAGCCCAGTATGAGCAGGGCGCTCTAGAGGCGCTTCGGCTTGCACAACTTTGCGGAGCCACCGAAGCTTTACTTAAATCCAAATCCCCGATGTGTGGGTTTGGAAAAATCTACGACGGAACTTTTTCTGGAAATCTTAAAGACGGCGACGGTGTTTTTGCCGAGCTATTAAAAAAGCACGGCATAAAAATCACTCCCGTTGACTGA
- the mtgA gene encoding monofunctional biosynthetic peptidoglycan transglycosylase — protein MKSAFFFILGAVSLMAVATSYLWNWLPKPEDIRGCMVTKMYQVDLCPTSKNYVPLKQISPYLQKAIILTEDSDFYNHKGFDWIAIEKNAREGWEAGVFKRGGSTITQQLAKNMFLSKDRTFIRKGLEALITDRIESTLTKKEILERYLNVVEFGKNIYGVKAAAKYYFKKSPSELNIVESAFLAMVLPNPVKYSQSYYRKELTSFAKRRLTTIIDNMFQYHRINQEEYDAATYQLSYFFQPEPPPEELNAAVEEIPTLEELENAELQEEEEVVQ, from the coding sequence ATGAAGAGCGCATTCTTTTTTATTCTGGGAGCAGTATCTTTGATGGCGGTAGCGACGAGCTACCTTTGGAACTGGCTTCCCAAACCAGAAGACATTCGTGGCTGTATGGTCACTAAGATGTATCAGGTAGATCTCTGCCCTACATCTAAAAACTATGTTCCCTTAAAACAAATATCTCCGTACTTACAAAAAGCGATCATCCTGACCGAGGACTCAGACTTTTATAATCATAAAGGTTTTGATTGGATCGCCATCGAGAAAAATGCGCGTGAAGGTTGGGAAGCAGGCGTCTTTAAAAGGGGCGGATCGACAATCACCCAGCAGCTTGCTAAAAATATGTTTCTTTCAAAAGACCGTACCTTTATCCGCAAAGGTCTTGAGGCGCTGATCACAGATCGCATTGAAAGCACACTAACTAAAAAAGAAATATTAGAAAGATATCTGAACGTCGTCGAGTTTGGTAAAAATATCTATGGCGTTAAAGCAGCCGCAAAATATTACTTTAAGAAATCTCCATCAGAGCTCAATATCGTGGAGAGCGCTTTCCTGGCCATGGTTCTGCCAAATCCGGTAAAGTATTCTCAGTCTTACTATCGTAAAGAGCTCACCTCCTTCGCGAAACGCCGTCTGACTACTATTATCGACAACATGTTTCAATATCATCGCATCAATCAAGAAGAATACGACGCTGCCACTTATCAGCTTTCCTACTTCTTCCAGCCGGAACCACCGCCAGAAGAGCTTAATGCTGCTGTTGAAGAAATTCCCACTCTGGAAGAATTGGAAAATGCAGAGCTTCAGGAAGAAGAAGAGGTTGTGCAATGA
- a CDS encoding SDR family oxidoreductase: protein MKVLVTGANGFLGSWVTRALVNEGHHVYALVRPKSDLSELSGVQCKYVHGDVTDVHSLLEAFKGADTVFHLAGVIAYKKSQRHLMDKVNVEGTANVVSVCREHKVRRLVYLSSVVAIGAGYTPQDVLNEESAYNISDLNLGYFETKHEAEKIVKKACDKGEINAVMLNPSTIYGAGDAKKGSRKMQLKVAQGKLKFYTSGGVNVVAVEDVVQGILSAWKNGRSGERYILSGENILIKDLFAMIAAEAGVKPPPYQMPDSVLHAVGAIGDTMEKLGLKGPLSRENAYTATMYHWFDSSKAQKELGFKPRPAREAIHNSVQWMKDQGLLK from the coding sequence ATGAAAGTTCTAGTTACAGGTGCCAACGGATTTTTAGGAAGCTGGGTTACTCGCGCTTTAGTGAACGAAGGACATCATGTTTATGCCCTTGTTCGCCCTAAAAGTGACCTTTCTGAACTTTCCGGTGTTCAGTGCAAATACGTTCATGGTGATGTGACTGACGTTCACTCTTTATTAGAAGCCTTTAAAGGCGCTGATACTGTCTTTCACCTTGCCGGAGTCATTGCTTACAAAAAATCACAACGCCATCTTATGGATAAAGTGAACGTCGAAGGAACCGCAAACGTGGTGTCCGTGTGTCGTGAACACAAAGTGCGTCGTCTGGTTTATCTTTCTTCCGTAGTTGCTATCGGCGCAGGCTACACACCTCAAGATGTTCTGAATGAAGAATCGGCTTATAACATTTCAGACTTAAACTTAGGTTACTTTGAAACGAAACACGAAGCCGAAAAGATTGTTAAGAAAGCTTGTGACAAAGGTGAAATCAACGCCGTCATGTTAAACCCATCCACCATCTATGGTGCTGGGGATGCCAAAAAGGGCAGTCGCAAGATGCAGTTGAAAGTCGCTCAAGGAAAACTCAAGTTCTATACTTCCGGAGGCGTGAACGTTGTTGCCGTTGAGGATGTGGTTCAAGGAATTTTGAGTGCCTGGAAAAATGGACGAAGCGGCGAACGTTATATTTTATCTGGAGAAAATATCCTGATTAAGGATCTTTTCGCGATGATCGCAGCCGAAGCGGGAGTAAAACCTCCTCCTTACCAAATGCCGGACTCAGTTTTACACGCTGTGGGTGCTATCGGCGATACAATGGAAAAGTTGGGACTTAAAGGTCCTTTGAGTCGAGAAAACGCTTACACGGCAACGATGTATCACTGGTTTGACTCTTCCAAAGCTCAAAAGGAATTAGGATTTAAACCTCGTCCAGCGCGCGAAGCCATCCATAACAGTGTTCAATGGATGAAAGATCAAGGTTTACTGAAGTAA
- a CDS encoding phosphatase PAP2 family protein, translating into MMLDFLLSLDKNLLMLINSQWTASWADQFFPFVTDLHKTSFFKTVLVPIVLGLFMWRRGIKKGLVIFFLCLAAISISDGVGNKAFKKTIQRPRPGDTPGLHVVVRAPYGGYSFVSNHATNMFCFASFTAIMFPAAAIPVYALATLIGYSRVYNGVHFPTDVFGGALLGMAFGILFALLCQKILSKMDEKKAVTP; encoded by the coding sequence ATGATGTTAGATTTTCTTTTGAGTCTCGATAAAAACCTTTTGATGTTGATCAATTCGCAATGGACTGCCTCTTGGGCAGATCAGTTTTTTCCATTCGTTACGGATCTACATAAAACTTCGTTCTTTAAAACAGTTTTAGTTCCCATTGTGCTGGGTCTTTTTATGTGGAGACGTGGCATAAAAAAAGGTCTCGTCATTTTCTTTCTTTGTCTTGCCGCTATCTCAATCTCGGATGGAGTGGGTAACAAAGCATTCAAAAAAACAATCCAAAGGCCTCGGCCAGGTGATACGCCAGGACTGCATGTCGTGGTCCGCGCTCCTTATGGCGGTTACAGTTTTGTTTCTAATCACGCGACGAATATGTTTTGCTTTGCCTCTTTCACCGCCATCATGTTTCCTGCAGCCGCAATTCCGGTTTATGCTTTAGCCACCCTTATCGGATATAGTCGTGTCTACAACGGAGTTCACTTCCCGACCGACGTCTTCGGCGGAGCTCTGTTAGGAATGGCATTTGGAATTCTCTTTGCGCTTTTATGTCAAAAGATCCTGTCCAAAATGGATGAAAAGAAGGCAGTCACACCATGA
- a CDS encoding flagellar motor protein — MDKATWFGLLVGFGGILLGNLLEGGHISSLMQFTAFVIVLAGTLGAVMVSSSEKDLKTGLGLAKKAFNKEESQAKKRIQEIVDCARFAKKESILGLEPRINKIEDPFLRNILRNVVDGVEAENIRDIFETQIQTEEDEQLAGAKIWTDAGGFAPTIGIIGAVLGLIHVMGNLTDTSKLGAGIAVAFVATVYGVSSANLLFLPLGNKLKRKVQSDSREKQMVLEGGLLIASGMNPVVLEQKLYAFLDSEQR; from the coding sequence ATGGATAAAGCAACATGGTTTGGCCTCCTTGTAGGCTTCGGTGGGATATTGCTCGGGAACCTACTTGAGGGCGGGCACATCAGCTCTTTAATGCAGTTTACGGCTTTTGTTATCGTTCTTGCAGGAACACTCGGTGCCGTGATGGTCTCTAGTTCAGAGAAAGACTTAAAAACCGGTTTGGGTCTGGCAAAAAAGGCCTTCAATAAAGAAGAAAGCCAAGCTAAAAAGCGCATTCAAGAAATCGTGGATTGCGCGCGCTTTGCTAAAAAAGAATCTATTCTAGGCTTAGAGCCTCGCATCAACAAAATTGAAGACCCATTTCTAAGAAATATTTTGCGCAATGTTGTTGATGGTGTGGAAGCAGAAAACATCCGCGATATTTTCGAAACACAAATTCAGACTGAAGAAGACGAACAACTTGCTGGTGCAAAAATCTGGACTGACGCGGGAGGTTTTGCTCCAACGATCGGTATTATTGGTGCGGTGCTGGGCCTTATTCATGTCATGGGCAATCTAACAGACACTAGCAAGCTGGGAGCGGGTATCGCTGTCGCTTTCGTTGCCACGGTTTATGGTGTAAGTTCCGCCAATTTGCTATTCTTGCCATTGGGAAATAAATTAAAACGCAAAGTTCAGTCAGACTCTCGCGAAAAGCAAATGGTGCTGGAAGGTGGCCTTCTTATCGCTAGTGGTATGAATCCAGTCGTCCTTGAACAAAAGCTATATGCCTTCTTAGACTCAGAACAAAGATAG
- a CDS encoding OmpA family protein: MARKHKKHEEHENHERWLVSYADFITLLFAFFVVMYATSTEDAEKQKEFEDSIKLELRLTGRGGSDSAGNELENAIAELVMPLGNFPKKGGPGEVEDYVVRSLDKSMGAQQKKESIQDIYHDAVGVRIALAASTFFPSGSAKLKASALSSLDKVAEVLKSNTKRIIVEGHTDDTPIQDSLFPSNWELAGGRASAVVRYFVKVHQLDAKRFISISYGDQKPIVPNDTEEHRSMNRRIEIFIVTDDKKVEI, encoded by the coding sequence ATGGCAAGAAAACACAAGAAACACGAAGAACATGAAAATCACGAGAGATGGCTGGTCTCTTACGCGGATTTTATTACGCTTCTTTTTGCTTTCTTTGTGGTGATGTATGCGACTTCGACTGAAGACGCGGAAAAACAAAAAGAATTTGAAGATTCGATCAAATTGGAACTGCGTCTGACCGGACGTGGTGGTTCTGATAGCGCAGGCAATGAGCTTGAAAATGCGATCGCTGAACTGGTAATGCCTTTGGGAAACTTCCCCAAAAAAGGTGGCCCTGGCGAAGTTGAAGATTATGTTGTTCGTTCCTTGGATAAATCCATGGGGGCTCAGCAAAAGAAAGAGTCCATCCAAGATATTTATCATGATGCTGTCGGTGTTCGTATTGCGTTGGCAGCATCAACTTTCTTTCCATCAGGCTCTGCGAAGCTGAAAGCCTCTGCTTTGAGCTCTTTAGATAAAGTGGCCGAAGTTCTTAAATCAAATACAAAACGCATCATCGTCGAAGGACATACCGACGATACTCCGATTCAAGACAGCCTATTTCCGAGCAATTGGGAACTGGCGGGTGGACGGGCCTCCGCAGTGGTTCGCTATTTCGTGAAAGTGCATCAGCTGGATGCAAAAAGATTTATTTCTATCTCATATGGCGATCAAAAACCGATCGTCCCTAATGACACTGAAGAACATCGTTCGATGAATCGTCGTATCGAAATCTTCATTGTGACCGACGATAAAAAAGTGGAAATCTAG
- a CDS encoding Lnb N-terminal periplasmic domain-containing protein gives MVRNFLFCLFLIAPLFTWGFSLDKVSAYQKQAIEREMWKDPQWIRLGHYRKTWLGDFKSPLLGNFFLSSQGSVSPREELLKTIEVLFSSDESAKKYQCHYLARTSWLKGALKMDAQDIVACPERDAWKKQLGATELFLVFASSDLNSAGSSFGHTFLRLHNPKNVKQLELLDYGINYAAMTGPDGGALYALKGLFGFYPGNYSMLPYYQKMREYTNLEGRNLWEYRLNLSSSEVSFLIDHLLELEGSYADYYFLSDNCSQQILELIEVAKPHLDLSGQFHDATIPLDTVKTLNDHWLLSDEKLRLSLQTEWRARYAGLNLAQKNALKKIVRHQDTSSLASLDVKEKAETLEASISYLAVKEYREEKEYKNEKYALSVTRARLGPQTSPVQIPQPRSPLSSPNSVAWYLGYGQFDHEDFYRFKFRRAFHDLLSDDSGLSPFSHLEILSFDFRYFSENQNLDLYEAVLLKSFSTAPVTTLDTPVSWRVEVGTMPKLVPYFNLAAGFSFDFSFLEATRISLLGVSENLNLTEVAQPYLGPEILLMTKTPGMRALVGTKYLYNTSEGRGFFENKAGVSFDVLNFEIRFEGRVRDELPEFTASVIF, from the coding sequence ATGGTTCGTAATTTCCTTTTTTGTCTTTTTCTTATCGCCCCACTTTTTACGTGGGGCTTTTCTTTAGATAAAGTCTCTGCCTATCAAAAACAAGCTATCGAACGCGAGATGTGGAAAGATCCTCAGTGGATTCGTTTGGGTCATTATCGCAAGACTTGGCTTGGTGATTTTAAGTCTCCTCTGTTAGGAAACTTCTTTCTTTCTTCACAAGGTTCTGTGAGTCCGCGTGAAGAACTATTAAAGACCATCGAGGTTCTTTTTTCTTCTGACGAGAGTGCTAAAAAGTATCAGTGTCATTACCTTGCGCGCACGTCATGGCTGAAAGGCGCGCTTAAGATGGATGCGCAAGATATCGTCGCCTGCCCCGAGCGCGATGCCTGGAAAAAGCAACTGGGTGCCACAGAATTATTTTTAGTCTTTGCTTCAAGTGATTTGAATAGTGCGGGTTCTAGCTTCGGTCACACTTTTCTTCGCCTGCATAACCCTAAAAATGTAAAGCAATTGGAACTTCTCGATTACGGAATCAACTATGCTGCGATGACCGGACCTGATGGTGGCGCACTTTACGCCTTGAAGGGGCTTTTTGGTTTTTATCCCGGAAATTATTCGATGCTTCCCTATTATCAGAAAATGCGCGAGTACACGAACCTCGAAGGAAGAAACCTTTGGGAGTATCGATTAAATCTTTCCTCCTCTGAAGTTTCGTTTTTAATCGATCATTTGCTTGAGCTTGAGGGCAGCTATGCTGATTATTATTTTTTAAGCGATAATTGCTCTCAGCAAATTTTGGAACTTATTGAAGTTGCAAAACCCCATTTAGATCTGTCGGGCCAGTTCCATGATGCGACGATCCCCCTGGACACCGTTAAAACATTGAACGATCACTGGTTGCTTTCCGATGAAAAACTGCGACTTTCACTTCAAACAGAGTGGCGAGCTCGTTACGCCGGATTAAATTTAGCTCAGAAAAACGCACTTAAGAAAATAGTGCGACACCAAGACACTTCTTCACTCGCAAGTTTAGACGTGAAAGAAAAAGCCGAAACTCTTGAGGCCTCTATCAGCTATCTAGCGGTAAAAGAATATCGAGAGGAAAAAGAATATAAAAATGAGAAATATGCTTTGTCGGTAACGCGTGCGCGACTGGGGCCCCAAACATCTCCTGTGCAGATTCCTCAACCGAGGTCACCTTTAAGCAGTCCTAATTCTGTGGCTTGGTATTTAGGATACGGTCAATTTGATCACGAAGACTTTTATCGCTTTAAGTTTCGCAGAGCTTTTCACGATCTTTTATCCGATGACAGTGGGCTTTCGCCATTTTCTCATTTAGAAATCTTGAGTTTTGATTTTCGCTATTTTTCAGAGAATCAAAATTTGGATCTTTATGAAGCCGTGCTTTTAAAATCTTTTTCAACGGCGCCGGTGACCACTTTGGATACTCCCGTTTCTTGGCGAGTTGAAGTTGGAACTATGCCAAAACTTGTCCCCTATTTTAACTTGGCGGCCGGATTTAGTTTTGATTTTTCTTTTCTTGAAGCCACTAGGATTTCATTGCTTGGCGTCTCTGAAAACTTAAATCTGACAGAGGTTGCTCAACCTTATTTAGGTCCGGAAATTTTACTAATGACAAAGACACCGGGAATGCGTGCTCTGGTCGGTACCAAGTATCTTTACAATACTTCTGAAGGCCGTGGCTTTTTTGAGAATAAGGCCGGTGTCTCTTTCGATGTTCTTAATTTCGAAATTCGTTTCGAAGGTCGCGTGAGGGATGAGCTCCCCGAATTTACCGCCTCTGTCATATTCTAG
- a CDS encoding DUF3015 family protein, producing the protein MKKLILSFIVLFGANAWAAGDAGCGLGSMVISKNTKLLQLFAMTTNNTTLTQPFGITSGTSGCNAHGLVMAEKEVQYFVEVNQEDLSREMAQGHGEKLATLAQMKGCHNEASQKAFGSFTQSSYERIIPAANTTASDLVQNLNRELATQSDLNTMCHGS; encoded by the coding sequence ATGAAAAAGTTAATTTTGTCGTTCATCGTTTTATTTGGAGCTAATGCTTGGGCCGCTGGCGATGCTGGTTGTGGTTTGGGCAGCATGGTAATTTCTAAAAACACAAAACTTCTGCAACTTTTTGCAATGACGACGAATAATACGACTTTGACTCAACCTTTCGGTATTACTTCAGGTACTTCCGGTTGCAACGCTCACGGTTTGGTTATGGCTGAAAAAGAAGTTCAATACTTCGTGGAAGTGAATCAAGAAGATCTTTCTCGCGAGATGGCGCAAGGTCATGGTGAAAAATTAGCGACTTTGGCGCAAATGAAAGGCTGCCATAATGAAGCTTCTCAAAAAGCTTTTGGCTCTTTCACGCAAAGCTCTTATGAAAGAATCATCCCTGCTGCAAACACAACAGCTTCAGACCTAGTGCAAAATTTAAACAGAGAACTTGCGACACAGAGTGATCTAAATACAATGTGTCATGGTTCGTAA
- the trxA gene encoding thioredoxin, which yields MDQRLRRIFTMAVMVMTKDNIKETVENNQLVIIDFWATWCGPCRRFAPIFEAVALKHPDVVFAKVDTDAELELASQFEIKSIPTLAVIKEGDIIFVQPGALPEEILEQVVEKSKEIDMEEVRKQNS from the coding sequence ATGGACCAACGCCTAAGGAGGATATTCACGATGGCTGTAATGGTAATGACGAAAGACAACATCAAAGAAACTGTCGAGAACAACCAACTTGTGATCATAGATTTTTGGGCAACCTGGTGTGGGCCTTGCCGTCGTTTTGCGCCTATCTTCGAGGCCGTTGCCTTAAAGCATCCCGATGTGGTGTTTGCAAAAGTAGACACAGATGCTGAGCTGGAGCTGGCTTCGCAGTTTGAGATTAAGTCAATTCCTACTCTGGCAGTTATTAAAGAGGGCGATATTATTTTTGTGCAGCCAGGTGCTTTACCCGAAGAAATCCTCGAACAGGTTGTAGAAAAATCAAAAGAAATCGACATGGAAGAAGTCCGCAAACAAAATTCTTAG